In the Plectropomus leopardus isolate mb chromosome 5, YSFRI_Pleo_2.0, whole genome shotgun sequence genome, one interval contains:
- the ehd2b gene encoding EH domain-containing protein 2b isoform X2 yields the protein MSRWGRKNVKKTPEVIRTVTEGLKSLYRKKLLPLEEYYGFHDFHSLSLEDADFDNKPMVLVVGQYSTGKTTFIKYLLEQDIPGSRVGPEPTTDCFTAIMHGEVEGVIPGNALIVDPNKPFRKLNPFGNTFLNRFQCAQMPNQVLESISIIDTPGILSGAKQRVSRGYDFPAVLRWFAERVDRIILLFDAHKLEISDEFSEAIGALKGNEDKLRVVLNKADMVGTQQLMRVYGALMWSLGKVFGTPEVLRVYIGSFWSEPLMVTDNRKLFELEEEDLFADIQNLPRNAALRKLNDLVKRARLVRVHAHIISYLKQEMPSVFRKDNKKKNLIYQLPVIFSKIQLQHNISAGDFPDCTKMQEQLMVHDFTKFKTLKPNLMAALDELLSADIAKLMPLLRQEELEAGEQPGVQGGAFLGTRAGPFGEGDPFTEQNGEGCEEEDDWVVTKDKPKYDEIFYNLAPNEGKLSGNKARDWMVSSRLPNSVLGRIWKLSDLDHDGMLDDEEFALASHLIEVKLEGHGLPPELPTRLIPPSKRRQKGSDA from the exons ATGTCACGCTGGGggagaaaaaatgtgaagaagaCGCCGGAGGTGATCCGCACTGTGACAGAAGGGCTCAAGTCCTTGTATCGTAAGAAGCTGCTGCCTCTGGAGGAGTACTATGGTTTCCATGACTTCCACTCTCTCAGTCTGGAGGATGCAGATTTTGATAACAAGCCTATGGTGCTGGTGGTGGGACAGTACTCGACTGGAAAGACAACATTCATCAA GTATCTACTGGAGCAGGATATTCCTGGGAGCAGGGTGGGACCTGAACCCACCACTGACTGCTTCACTGCCATCATGCatggggaggtggagggagtCATTCCTGGGAACGCCCTTATCGTAGACCCCAACAAGCCTTTCCGCAAACTCAACCCTTTTGGAAACACTTTTCTCAACAG GTTCCAGTGCGCCCAGATGCCCAACCAGGTCCTGGAGAGTATCAGCATTATTGACACACCGGGAATCCTGTCCGGTGCTAAGCAGAGAGTGAGCCGAG GCTATGATTTCCCAGCTGTGCTGCGCTGGTTTGCGGAACGTGTAGACCGCATCATCCTCCTGTTTGATGCCCATAAACTTGAGATATCAGACGAGTTCTCTGAGGCCATTGGTGCCCTGAAAGGCAACGAGGATAAGCTGCGTGTGGTGCTCAACAAGGCAGACATGGTGGGCACCCAGCAGCTGATGAGAGTGTATGGAGCACTCATGTGGTCCCTGGGGAAGGTTTTTGGCACCCCGGAGGTTCTGCGCGTCTACATTGGCTCCTTCTGGTCAGAGCCACTGATGGTTACAGACAACCGCAAGCTGTTTGAGCTTGAGGAGGAGGATCTGTTTGCTGACATCCAAAACCTTCCTCGCAATGCAGCTTTACGCAAGCTCAATGACCTGGTCAAGAGGGCACGTCTGGTTCGG GTCCATGCCCACATCATCAGCTATCTGAAGCAGGAGATGCCGTCTGTCTTCAGgaaagacaataaaaagaaGAATCTGATCTACCAGCTGCCAGTGATTTTCTCAAAAATCCAGCTGCAGCACAACATTTCTGCTGGAGACTTTCCAGATTGTACTAAAATGCAG gagcAACTGATGGTTCATGATTTCACCAAGTTCAAAACCTTGAAGCCTAATCTGATGGCAGCCCTGGATGAGTTGCTCTCCGCTGACATTGCCAAACTGATGCCCCTCTTGCggcaggaggagctggaagcAGGTGAGCAACCAGGTGTACAGGGTGGAGCCTTCCTGGGGACCCGTGCTGGACCGTTCGGAGAGGGCGACCCCTTCACCGAACAGAACGGAGAGGggtgtgaggaggaggatgattgGGTGGTGACCAAAGACAAGCCCAAATATGATGAGATCTTCTATAACCTGGCTCCCAATGAGGGGAAACTGAGCGGCAACAAGGCCAGGGACTGGATGGTGAGCTCCCGCCTGCCCAACTCGGTGCTGGGTCGCATCTGGAAGCTGTCAGATCTGGACCATGATGGCATGCTGGATGATGAAGAATTTGCCCTGGCCAGCCACCTGATTGAGGTAAAGCTGGAGGGCCACGGTCTGCCCCCTGAGCTTCCCACACGCCTGATCCCACCCTCCAAACGCAGGCAGAAGGGCTCTGATGCATAG
- the ehd2b gene encoding EH domain-containing protein 2b isoform X1 has product MSRWGRKNVKKTPEVIRTVTEGLKSLYRKKLLPLEEYYGFHDFHSLSLEDADFDNKPMVLVVGQYSTGKTTFIKYLLEQDIPGSRVGPEPTTDCFTAIMHGEVEGVIPGNALIVDPNKPFRKLNPFGNTFLNRFQCAQMPNQVLESISIIDTPGILSGAKQRVSRGERKDKGYDFPAVLRWFAERVDRIILLFDAHKLEISDEFSEAIGALKGNEDKLRVVLNKADMVGTQQLMRVYGALMWSLGKVFGTPEVLRVYIGSFWSEPLMVTDNRKLFELEEEDLFADIQNLPRNAALRKLNDLVKRARLVRVHAHIISYLKQEMPSVFRKDNKKKNLIYQLPVIFSKIQLQHNISAGDFPDCTKMQEQLMVHDFTKFKTLKPNLMAALDELLSADIAKLMPLLRQEELEAGEQPGVQGGAFLGTRAGPFGEGDPFTEQNGEGCEEEDDWVVTKDKPKYDEIFYNLAPNEGKLSGNKARDWMVSSRLPNSVLGRIWKLSDLDHDGMLDDEEFALASHLIEVKLEGHGLPPELPTRLIPPSKRRQKGSDA; this is encoded by the exons ATGTCACGCTGGGggagaaaaaatgtgaagaagaCGCCGGAGGTGATCCGCACTGTGACAGAAGGGCTCAAGTCCTTGTATCGTAAGAAGCTGCTGCCTCTGGAGGAGTACTATGGTTTCCATGACTTCCACTCTCTCAGTCTGGAGGATGCAGATTTTGATAACAAGCCTATGGTGCTGGTGGTGGGACAGTACTCGACTGGAAAGACAACATTCATCAA GTATCTACTGGAGCAGGATATTCCTGGGAGCAGGGTGGGACCTGAACCCACCACTGACTGCTTCACTGCCATCATGCatggggaggtggagggagtCATTCCTGGGAACGCCCTTATCGTAGACCCCAACAAGCCTTTCCGCAAACTCAACCCTTTTGGAAACACTTTTCTCAACAG GTTCCAGTGCGCCCAGATGCCCAACCAGGTCCTGGAGAGTATCAGCATTATTGACACACCGGGAATCCTGTCCGGTGCTAAGCAGAGAGTGAGCCGAGgtgagagaaaagacaaag GCTATGATTTCCCAGCTGTGCTGCGCTGGTTTGCGGAACGTGTAGACCGCATCATCCTCCTGTTTGATGCCCATAAACTTGAGATATCAGACGAGTTCTCTGAGGCCATTGGTGCCCTGAAAGGCAACGAGGATAAGCTGCGTGTGGTGCTCAACAAGGCAGACATGGTGGGCACCCAGCAGCTGATGAGAGTGTATGGAGCACTCATGTGGTCCCTGGGGAAGGTTTTTGGCACCCCGGAGGTTCTGCGCGTCTACATTGGCTCCTTCTGGTCAGAGCCACTGATGGTTACAGACAACCGCAAGCTGTTTGAGCTTGAGGAGGAGGATCTGTTTGCTGACATCCAAAACCTTCCTCGCAATGCAGCTTTACGCAAGCTCAATGACCTGGTCAAGAGGGCACGTCTGGTTCGG GTCCATGCCCACATCATCAGCTATCTGAAGCAGGAGATGCCGTCTGTCTTCAGgaaagacaataaaaagaaGAATCTGATCTACCAGCTGCCAGTGATTTTCTCAAAAATCCAGCTGCAGCACAACATTTCTGCTGGAGACTTTCCAGATTGTACTAAAATGCAG gagcAACTGATGGTTCATGATTTCACCAAGTTCAAAACCTTGAAGCCTAATCTGATGGCAGCCCTGGATGAGTTGCTCTCCGCTGACATTGCCAAACTGATGCCCCTCTTGCggcaggaggagctggaagcAGGTGAGCAACCAGGTGTACAGGGTGGAGCCTTCCTGGGGACCCGTGCTGGACCGTTCGGAGAGGGCGACCCCTTCACCGAACAGAACGGAGAGGggtgtgaggaggaggatgattgGGTGGTGACCAAAGACAAGCCCAAATATGATGAGATCTTCTATAACCTGGCTCCCAATGAGGGGAAACTGAGCGGCAACAAGGCCAGGGACTGGATGGTGAGCTCCCGCCTGCCCAACTCGGTGCTGGGTCGCATCTGGAAGCTGTCAGATCTGGACCATGATGGCATGCTGGATGATGAAGAATTTGCCCTGGCCAGCCACCTGATTGAGGTAAAGCTGGAGGGCCACGGTCTGCCCCCTGAGCTTCCCACACGCCTGATCCCACCCTCCAAACGCAGGCAGAAGGGCTCTGATGCATAG